One Alligator mississippiensis isolate rAllMis1 chromosome 12, rAllMis1, whole genome shotgun sequence DNA window includes the following coding sequences:
- the SPACA9 gene encoding sperm acrosome-associated protein 9 isoform X2 yields the protein MNEVKESLRNIEQYYKLFQQQQFTFVGALEHTRENAHDKIRPVASIGQVQSYMEHYCNNATDRRILLMFLSICEDLTMLCQKLEAVHPGNSITNSILEKCKVLLSHSNNLSNIRAKYPHDVVNHLSCDEARNHYGGVVSLIPIVTDYMKEWMAHAEKLPRHVLHDAY from the exons atgaaCGAGGTGAAGGAGAGTCTGAGAAACATAGAGCAGTACTACAAActcttccagcagcagcagtttacATTTGTCGGAGCACTGGAACACACCCGAGAGAATGCCCATGACAAGATCAGGCCTGTGGCAAGCATTGGACAG GTGCAGAGCTACATGGAGCACTACTGTAACAACGCCACCGACAGGCGCATCCTCCTCATGTTCTTGAGCATCTGTGAAGATCTGACCATGCTCTGTCAGAAGCTAGAAGCTGTGCACCCTGGTAACAGCATCACAAACAGCAttttggaaaaatgcaaggtgcttctcAGCCACAGCAACAACCTGAGCAACATTCGAGCCAA GTACCCCCATGACGTGGTGAATCACCTGAGCTGTGATGAAGCAAGGAATCACTACGGAGGGGTGGTAAGCCTCATTCCTATAGTGACAGACTACATGAAGGAATGGATGGCCCATGCTGAGAAGCTACCTCGGCATGTCCTGCATGAC GCCTATTAG
- the SPACA9 gene encoding sperm acrosome-associated protein 9 isoform X1: protein MNEVKESLRNIEQYYKLFQQQQFTFVGALEHTRENAHDKIRPVASIGQVQSYMEHYCNNATDRRILLMFLSICEDLTMLCQKLEAVHPGNSITNSILEKCKVLLSHSNNLSNIRAKYPHDVVNHLSCDEARNHYGGVVSLIPIVTDYMKEWMAHAEKLPRHVLHDVSDQRAGSQVKARQEASARAVAPPGLPPASHVATQTLVSCRNRAQDQRSKDGKKHLRPGSHTGRFLNGPWKPPGKHSF, encoded by the exons atgaaCGAGGTGAAGGAGAGTCTGAGAAACATAGAGCAGTACTACAAActcttccagcagcagcagtttacATTTGTCGGAGCACTGGAACACACCCGAGAGAATGCCCATGACAAGATCAGGCCTGTGGCAAGCATTGGACAG GTGCAGAGCTACATGGAGCACTACTGTAACAACGCCACCGACAGGCGCATCCTCCTCATGTTCTTGAGCATCTGTGAAGATCTGACCATGCTCTGTCAGAAGCTAGAAGCTGTGCACCCTGGTAACAGCATCACAAACAGCAttttggaaaaatgcaaggtgcttctcAGCCACAGCAACAACCTGAGCAACATTCGAGCCAA GTACCCCCATGACGTGGTGAATCACCTGAGCTGTGATGAAGCAAGGAATCACTACGGAGGGGTGGTAAGCCTCATTCCTATAGTGACAGACTACATGAAGGAATGGATGGCCCATGCTGAGAAGCTACCTCGGCATGTCCTGCATGACGTGAGTGACCAAAGGGCTGGTTCTCAGGTGAAAGCACGGCAGGAGGCATCAGCAAGGGCAGTGGCTCCCCCAGGTCTGCCTCCTGCTTCCCACGTGGCCACTCAGACTTTGGTTAGTTGCAGAAACCGTGCACAAGACCAGAGAAGTAAGGATGGTAAAAAGCACTTGAGACCAGGGAGTCACACTGGGAGATTTCTCAATGGTCCCTGGAAGCCACCTGGTAAACACTCCTTTTAA